A stretch of DNA from Candidatus Spechtbacterales bacterium:
ACTCTCGCAATCCTAATTCAAGACATTAATATATAAATGTGAGATTTTCACCCCGCACCACGCGCAGTGCGGGACAGGGATTTGCGCTATATATATGTAGCGATTTTGATATTTGGATGCAGTGCGAGGAAGCGATGAGGAGCGGAATAAGGCGTAGGTGGTAACTACGTCGTTGAGCACCGCAACCGCTGACGAAGCAATGCGCCAAATAGGAAATCGCCTTACCTTATTTACGAATGTAAAATTACCATTACATCTCCGTCTCGAACAATATACTCCTTCCCCTCCGTCCGAATCCATCCTTTTTCTTTAGCTGCCGCCCAAGCGTTTACCCTTCCGTAGCCTTCGGGCGAAGGAGGGCCTGCTTCAAGCAACTTATCCCATTGAATAACCTCGGCACGAATAAACTTTTTTTCAAAATCTGTATGTATCTTACCCGCTGCTTCGGGAGCTCTGCTCCCCTCTTTACATGTCCACGCGCGGGTTTCATCTTCCCCTGTTGTTAAAAATGTTATTAATTTCAATATTTTATACCCCGCGTTTACCAGTTCCGAAAGCCCACTCTCCCCTAAGCCCAGCTCCTGCCGTTCTTCTTTTGAAAGGTCTGCTGAATCTAATTCCTCGCGCACATCCATCTTTACATATGCCGAACCAAGTTTATTTACGTAAGCTACTAAATCTTCGCTAATATCGTCCCCTTTTGAATTAAACAAAAAGAAGTAAGGTTTTGATGTTAAAAGTTGCAAATCTTTTACCACCGCGTGAAATTTTTCACTAACATCTTTACCTTTTAAAAAGTCTGCAACATGCACGTTATTATTCAAAGATTCTTTTAGCTCCTGTACAACAGCTAACTCTTCTTTTGCCTCTTTGTCCCCCGTGCGCGCTTTGCCCTCTACTGTATCCAATCTTTTTTCAACACTTTCAAGGTCTTTTAATGCAAGTTCTGTCCGCAATATCTCAATATCCCGCAAAGGGTCTACTGAGTTTTCGACATGCTGAATATCGTCTAACTTAAAAGTTCTTACAACGTATAATATCGCATCGGTTTCGCGTATGTTTGCTAAAAACTTATTACCCAATCCTTCTCCTTTATTGGCGCCTTTAACCAGACCCGCGATATCTGTAAATTCAATAGCTGTCGGTACTTTTTTTGCCGAATTTGAAAGCGTTGCCAATTTATCCAAACGCTCATCAGGCACCTCAACTACACCCACATTCGGGTCTATTGTGGCAAAAGGGTAATTTGCTATCTCTACCTGTTTTTTGGTTAACGCCGTAAATAATGTTGATTTACCTACGTTCGGTAAACCAACAATTCCTATACTTAGCATAAATTTTTATTTTGGCGAATTACTCCGTGCTTCGTTTTCATTCGTACTCGCCAAGTGTCTACTTTATCACAAAAGCCGTGCAAATGCACGACTTCTCCCAAAAAACGGACCACAACCGGATATCAATTACAGTGGGGGGCCTAACGGGAATTGAACCCGTGTCGCACGGACCAGTATTACAACTTAAATGCAGTGGGGGGCCTAACGGGAATTGAACCCGTGTCGCACGGACCACAACCGTGAGCTTTACCACTAAGCTATAGGCCCCCCACTGCATTTAAGTTGTAAACACACAACCGTGAGCCTGTCCTCTAATTAACAACTGAAATACGCTTTAGAAAAACGAGAATGAGCCAGATTCGCGAAACGACGACGCAGGAGTGGTTTAACACCACTTCAAGGAGGAGTGACAAAGAAGATGGTTTATTCTCGTTTTTCCCAAGGGGCGGGCGGATATTATCCATATTCTTTGTTTTCGTCGCTCATGCACATTTGTGCACTTCACTCCTCAGGCCTCGAATATGGATAATATACGCTCCGCTAAATGAATTTCAGTTGTTAATTAGAGGGCCGACCACTAAGCTATAGGCCCCCCACTGCAATTGATTAAAAACAACCGTGAGCCTGTCCTCTCATAAAGAAATAGAATCCATCTGGAACACTTTCCTTATTCTGCTCTTTGTCTCCCCGGCTGGACTCGAACCAGCAACCTACAGTTTAGAAAACTGTTGCTCTATCCTGTTGAGCTACGGGGAGAAAATATCCAACAGAGTGAACCTGTTAGTTTACATATACATATAGGTAAAACCGCTGGAAAAACTTAAACGCTATAAATTATACCTTAAAAGTTTAAAAAAATCAAACACCAGATACAAGAATCTTAAAAGGGATCCGGCACAGAAGAGTTAACAGATCCTGTTCGCCTGTTTTCTATAAAACTCAGGACATCTTCAAACACAGACATGTTTACCTTTTTTACAGATACAAAAACACTGTAATCCTCGCCCGTTAAAACATAAACATTTTGATAAAAATAGTAACTACCTATAAGCAGTGCCAACACCGCTCCAAAAAGAAATATAACAGTGAAGTGTTTAGCTAAAAAAACCGGAAGTGTTTTTTCAACACGCTCTATATCTTCTTTTTTAAGTTTAAATTTTAGGCTTTTAAATTGCATGTTTTATTGTAAATATATTTTAAGTACTACATTTGTGCTTATTAGACCACCGTCCCCCTCTTTGCTCATACTAACTTGTTTGATGCTTATCAAGTACGGCGTTGACTTTAAGCCCTCAAAAAAACCGAAAACTCCCGCAAAAGTCCCTTGTAAATTAACAGAAAAATCTATTTCTACAACCTTGCCTGTTTTTGAATCTTTTATCTCATTTGTACTTCTGACAGAATAAGTATTACCGTTAGCCAAAGCTATTCCCTCTATTTCTTGTATAAATTCCAATTTATCACCCTCCGTAAGCAACAAGCCTTTAACAGTTTCTATATCCGAGTTTATTTTTTCAATCTCTTTGGCAAGATCATTTTTTAAATCCGCCTTTTGTTCAACCTCGCTTAGCGCCCTGCTGTTTGCCACATAATCACCCTGCGTGGCATGCAGTCCCGACAACAAAAATTGCCACAACACAAAGATACAAAGAACAACAACCCCCGCAAACACCCCTAAAGCAGTAAATAATTTGTTTTTGTTTTTTTTCATCCTATTTTTCTGTGCTTTCCAGTTTAAGGGTAAATTGAAAATCAATATCTTCGGATTTTAATAAATTTGACAAAGGCCCCTCTACCTCCTTAAAAAGACTGCTTTCTTCAAGACTGCTTTGAACTGCTATAACTTGTGTCCGCTGCTCTGCGTGTCCGCTAATGAACACAGACCCTGCAGAAGAGTTGAATGTTAAAGAGTTTAATTCAACACCGCCAGAGACAGCATAAGCTATATCGCTGATGATTTGCGCAATATCGTGCTTATCACTGTTTTTTATATCTTGTATCTTCAAAAGAAGCTGATTAAACTCGTTTATCTCTTTTTCCAGGTCACGAGCTTCGGCTGTTTCTCTCAAGCCTGAGATATTCTCTATATTTTGCTTAAGCGCGTTATTTTGTATGCTTAACACCTGAGTATTTGCAAATATTGTTATACCGAATATCAGCATCCAGAT
This window harbors:
- the ychF gene encoding redox-regulated ATPase YchF is translated as MLSIGIVGLPNVGKSTLFTALTKKQVEIANYPFATIDPNVGVVEVPDERLDKLATLSNSAKKVPTAIEFTDIAGLVKGANKGEGLGNKFLANIRETDAILYVVRTFKLDDIQHVENSVDPLRDIEILRTELALKDLESVEKRLDTVEGKARTGDKEAKEELAVVQELKESLNNNVHVADFLKGKDVSEKFHAVVKDLQLLTSKPYFFLFNSKGDDISEDLVAYVNKLGSAYVKMDVREELDSADLSKEERQELGLGESGLSELVNAGYKILKLITFLTTGEDETRAWTCKEGSRAPEAAGKIHTDFEKKFIRAEVIQWDKLLEAGPPSPEGYGRVNAWAAAKEKGWIRTEGKEYIVRDGDVMVILHS
- the pilO gene encoding type 4a pilus biogenesis protein PilO, coding for MKKNKNKLFTALGVFAGVVVLCIFVLWQFLLSGLHATQGDYVANSRALSEVEQKADLKNDLAKEIEKINSDIETVKGLLLTEGDKLEFIQEIEGIALANGNTYSVRSTNEIKDSKTGKVVEIDFSVNLQGTFAGVFGFFEGLKSTPYLISIKQVSMSKEGDGGLISTNVVLKIYLQ